In Streptomyces sp. TLI_146, the genomic stretch GGGATGCTGGGCGGCTCCGACCTCGGTACCAAGGTCGTGCTGCTCACCGGGTCGATGGGCGCGCCCGCCCGCCGCCAGGCGCTGCTGGACCTGGTCACCGGCGAGGCGGGGATCGTCATCGGCACGCACGCGCTGATCGAGGACAAGGTGCAGTTCCACGACCTGGGCCTGGTCGTCGTCGACGAGCAGCACCGGTTCGGCGTCGAGCAGCGCGACGCCCTGCGCGGCAAGGGCAAGCAGCCCCCGCACCTCCTGGTGATGACGGCCACCCCGATCCCGCGCACGGTCGCCATGACCGTCTTCGGCGACCTGGAGACCTCCGTCCTGGACCAGCTCCCGGCGGGTCGTTCGCCCATCGCCAGCCATGTCGTCCCCGCCCAGGACAAGCCGCACTTCCTGGCCCGCGCCTGGGAGCGGGTCCGCGAGGAGGTCGCCAAGGGCCACCAGGCGTACGTGGTGTGTCCGCGCATCGGTGACTCCGCGGACGAGGCGGACGGGAAGAAGGCGGGCAAGAAGAAGTCCGCGGAGGACGAGGCGGAGAAGCGGCCGCCGCTCGCCGTCCTGGACATGGCCGAGCAGCTCCGCAAGGGCCCGCTCCAGGGGCTGCGCGTCGAGGTGCTGCACGGCCGGATGCAGCCGGACGACAAGGACGACGTGATGCGCCGGTTCGCGGCCGGCGAGGTGGACGCGCTGATCGCGACCACGGTCATCGAGGTCGGGGTGAACGTGCCGAACGCCACCGCGATGGTGATCATGGACGCGGACCGGTTCGGTGTCTCGCAGCTGCACCAGCTGCGCGGCCGCGTCGGCCGCGGCTCGGCCCCGGGCCTGTGCCTGCTGGTCACCGAGATGCCGGAGGCGAGCGCGGCCCGGGCCCGGCTGAACGCGGTGGCCGCCACCCTCGACGGCTTCGAGCTCTCCCGGATCGACCTGGAGCAGCGCCGCGAGGGCGATGTGCTGGGCCAGGCCCAGTCGGGTGTGCGCTCGTCGCTGCGGATGCTCGCGGTCATCGAGGACGAGGAGGTGATCGCGGCGGCCCGCGAGGAGGCGGTGGCCGTGGTGGCCGAGGACCCGGATCTGGAACGGCTGCCCGCACTGCGGACGGCCCTGGACGCCCTGCTGGACAAGGACCGCGAGCAGTACCTCGACAAGGGCTGACATGGGGCTGACAAGGGGCCGACCGGGGCGCGCGGGCGGCGTTCGCGCCGGGTTCTGAGAAACTGGGGGACACCAGTGACGTACGTACACCGACAAGGACTCAGATGACCCGCGTGATCGCCGGCCGGGCCGGCGGACGCCGCCTGGCCGTACCGCCGGGCAACGGCACCCGCCCCACCTCCGACCGCGCGCGCGAGGGCCTCTTCTCCACCTGGGAGGCCCTGCTCGGCACGCTGGAGGGGATCCGGGTCGCGGATCTGTACGCCGGGTCGGGCGCGGTCGGCCTGGAGGCCCTCTCCCGGGGCGCCTCGCACGCGCTGCTCGTCGAGGCCGACGCCCGGGCCGTGAAGACCGTCCGCGACAACGTGCGCGTACTGGGCCTTCCGGGCGCGGAGGTACGTAACGGAAAAGCGGAGCAGATCGTTGCGGGCCCGGCTCCCGAAACCCCCTTTGACGTGGTGTTTCTCGACCCGCCGTATGCGGTGACCGACGACGATCTTCGCGAGATCCTCCTCACACTCCGCACGGAGGGCTGGCTCGCCGACGAGTGCCTGGTCACCGTGGAGCGCAGCACCAGAGGCGGAGAATTCGGCTGGCCGCAGGGGTTCGAGGCACTGCGGGCCCGTCGCTACGGCGAGGGCACGCTTTGGTACGGTCGCGCCGCCTCTACGTGCGAAGACGCACCATGACCGGGAGCGAGGGACATCAGTTGCGCCGAGCAGTCTGTCCGGGGTCGTTCGACCCCATCACCAATGGACACCTCGACATCATCGCCCGCGCCTCCAAGCTGTACGACGTGGTGCACGTCGCGGTGATGATCAACCAGTCGAAGAAGGGCCTGTTCACCATCGAGGAGCGGATCGGGATGATCCGCGAGGTGACCGCCGACTTCGGCAACGTGGAAGTCGAGTCCTTCCACGGCCTGCTGGTCGACTTCTGCAAGCAGCGTGACATCCCCGCCATCGTGAAGGGCCTGCGCGCGGTCAGCGACTTCGACTACGAGCTCCAGATGGCCCAGATGAACAACGGGCTCTCGGGCGTCGAGACGCTGTTCGTGCCGACCAACCCGACGTACAGCTTCCTGTCGTCGTCGCTGGTCAAGGAGGTCGCGGCATGGGGCGGAGACGTCTCCCACCTGCTGCCCGCCACCGTCCACGAGGCACTGGTCGCCCGGATCGCCGAGCAGCGCTGAGCTGACGATGCGTCAGCTGGTGTCGGGCGGGCCCCGACTGGCCTTACAGTCGTCCCGTCCGTCTCCCAACCAGTCGTAGAGAGTGGCGAGCCCACGGTGGACGTGCAGAAGAAGCTGGACGAGATCGTCGACGTCGTCGCCGGTGCCCGCTCCATGCCCATGTCGGCCTCGTGCGTGGTCAACCGCGCCGAGCTGCTCGCGCTCCTGGAGGAGGTGCGCCAGGCCCTGCCCGGCTCACTCGCCCAGGCCCAGGAGCTGATCGGCGGCCGCGAGCAGCTGGTCGAGCAGGCCCGCCAGGAGGCCGAGCGGATCATCGAGTCCGCGCACGCCCAGCGGGGCACGCTGATCTCCGACACGGCCGTCGCCCGGCAGTCGCAGGACGAGGCCGACCGGATCCTCGCCGACGCCAAGCGCGAGGCCGACGAGATCCGCGCCGAGGCCGACGACTACGTCGACTCCAAGCTGGCCAACTTCGAGGTCGTCCTCACCAAGACCATCGGCTCGGTCGACCGCGGCCGCGAGAAGCTGCTCGGGCGCGGCCCCGGCCTGGACGAGCAGGGCCAGGCCGACGCGGACGCCCCCGAGTACAGCCCCGACCCGCAGACCCTGATCCGGCGGGCCGACGAGTACATCGACACCAAGCTCGGCGCCTTCGAGGCCGTCCTCGCCAAGACCCTCGAAGCGGTCGGCCGCGGCCGCGAGACCCTGCACGGCCGGATCGCCAGCGACGAGCTGGGCGCGCACATGGCCGCCCAGGACGCCGCGGGAGCCCTCGGCGGGGGCCACACCAGCGACGCGGACTACCTCGCGGGCCTGGCCGAGCTGGCCGACCCCCAGCCGCAGGCGGCCGCGCCCCAGCAGGCCCAGGTCCCGGCGCAGGTCTACGACCCGTACGGCTACGGCCAGGCCCAGGCGCAGCCCCAGCAGGACCCGTACGCCTACCAGCAGCCCCAGCAGCAGTACGCGCAGTACGGCTACGACCAGCAGCAGCCGCAGCAGGACCCGTACGGCTACGACCAGCAGGCCTACGGCCACCACGGCCAGCAGGCCGTCCCGCAGCAGCCCGCGCACCCGCCGCAGCCCGCCCTGGACGAGACCAGCCTGTTCGACACGAGCATGATCGACCTGGAACAGCTGCGGCAGTACGAGCAGGGGCGGTAGCCGGGCGCCGCGGCCCGGATTGGGTCAATCGCGGCGCGTCCAGTATCCTGGCTGTTCGGTCGCGCGTACGTCCGCGATCAACGCTGCCCGCGCATCGCCGCACCCACGGCGTCGCAAGGCGGCCACCCTCCACGATCCGAAAGCGGGAAGAACCCTGAGCACGCACCTCGACCACCGCAACCCCCTCGTGTTCGACACACACGAGCTGGGCCGGCGTCCCGGTGCGCTCCAGCGGATCTCCCGCACGGTCGAGGCGCCCGCCGATCTCGGGATCGACGGCGTCGTCGGAGTGCCCCAGGGCGCGCCGGTGGAGATCGAGCTCCGCCTGGAGTCGGTCATGGAAGGGGTGCTTGTCACAGGCACCGCCCGTGCATCGGCCGAGGGTGAGTGCGTAAGGTGTCTGGAGCCGCTGGAGCTCGCGCTCGATGCGGACTTCCAGGAGTTGTTCTCGTACCCTGACGCCGACGACCGGGGCCGCAGCAAGAAGGCGGAGCCGGCCGACGACGCCGAGGACGAGGACGACACCATCCCGCTTGAGGACGGACTTTTCGACCTTGAGCCCGTGCTGCGTGATGCGGTGGTGCTCGCACTGCCGATGCAGCCGGTGTGCCGGGAGACCTGCCTCGGCCTGTGTTCCACATGTGGATTCAGGCTTGAGGACGACCCCGACCACCACCACGACGCCGTCGACATCCGTTGGGCGGCACTGCAAGGACTCGCCGGGACCATCCAGGACGGCGAGAAGGACAACATGAGCGGCACTGCCTCTGACGTGCAGCGCGCCGCCGAGAAGCAGGAGAAGTAGCCGTGGCTGTTCCGAAGCGGAAGATGTCGCGCAGCAACACGCGCCACCGCCGGTCGCAGTGGAAGGCTGCGGTCCCCACCCTGGTTACGTGTGAGCGTTGCCAGGAGCCGAAGCAGCAGCACATCGCGTGCCCGAGCTGCGGCACCTACAACAAGCGCCAGGTCCTCGAGGTCTGAGCGGCTGGTGAGAGGCCCGATGTCTGATCTGTCGAATGCCGGCGCCAAGAAGGCGGGCAGTAGCGACAACAACTCGGCCTCGTCCCACACGCTTCTGGAAGGGCGGCTCGGGTATCACCTTGAGTCCGCCCTTCTGGTGCGTGCGCTGACCCATCGTTCGTACGCGTACGAGAACGGCGGTCTGCCGACCAACGAGCGGCTGGAGTTCCTCGGGGACTCCGTGCTGGGCCTGGTCGTCACGGACACGCTGTACCGCACCCACCCCGATCTCCCGGAAGGCCAGCTGGCCAAGCTCCGGGCCGCGGTGGTCAACTCTCGTGCGCTGGCGCAGGTGGGCCGTGGGCTCGACCTCGGCTCCTTCATCCGGCTCGGCCGGGGCGAAGAGGGCACGGGCGGCCGGGACAAGGCTTCCATCCTCGCCGACACGCTTGAAGCGGTGATCGGCGCGGTCTATCTGGACCAGGGTCTTGAGGCGGCTTCCGAGCTCGTCCACCGGCTCTTCGACCCCCTGATCGAGAAGTCCTCGAACCTCGGGGCCGGCCTGGACTGGAAGACCAGTCTCCAGGAGCTCACCGCGGCCGAAGGCCTCGGCGTTCCGGAGTACCTGGTCTCCGAGACGGGTCCCGACCACGAGAAGACCTTCACTGCTGCCGCCCGCGTCGGTGGTGTCTCGTACGGCACCGGCACCGGCCGCAGCAAGAAGGAAGCGGAGCAGCAGGCCGCGGAGTCGGCATGGCGCGCGATCAGCGCGTCCGCCGACGAGCGGCTGGCGAAGGCCAAGGCGGAGGCCGAGGCCGCCGTCACCGAGCCGGAGGGCGGGACGCCGACCCCCGCCGCCGACCCGGCCGCCTGAACCGTCTTCCTTGATCCCCGTCGCACTCCGGTGCGGCGGGGATCGTTGCTTTTCACGCGCGGGGCCGGTGAGCCCGGCCGGCCCACCGGCCGCGCCCGGGGCCGCGATACGCTGCGCACACCCCAGAGACCCGCCCCCCTTCCGAGGAGTCCCCGTGCCCGAACTGCCCGAGGTGGAAGTCGTGCGGCGGGGGCTGGAGCGCTGGGTCGCCGGGCGGGTCGTGGATCACGTGGACGTGCTGCACCCCCGGGCCGTGCGGCGCCATCCGGCCGGGGCGGCGGACTTCGCGGCCCGGCTCAAGGGACACCGCATCGGGGTGGCCCGGCGGCGGGGGAAGTATCTGTGGCTGCCGCTGGCGGACACCGGCCAGTCGGTGCTCGGGCACCTCGGGATGAGCGGGCAGCTCCTGGTGCAGCCCGAGAGCGCGCCCGACGAGAAGCACCTGCGGATCCGGCTGCGCTTCCAGGACGCCGCCGGCACCGAGCTGCGCTTCGTCGACCAGCGGACCTTCGGCGGGCTCTCGCTCCACGACAACACGCCCGACGGGCTGCCCGACGTGATCGCGCACATCGCGCGCGACCCGCTCGACGAACTCTTCGACGACGCCGCCTTCTTCACCGCGCTGCGGCTGCGGCGCACGACGGTCAAGCGCGCGCTGCTCGACCAGTCGCTCATCAGCGGCGTCGGCAACATCTACGCCGACGAGGCGCTGTGGCGCGCCAAGTTGCACTACGAGCGCCCCACTTCGACGCTCACACGCCCCAAGTCCGCCGAACTCCTCGGCCACGTACGGGACGTGATGAACGCGGCGCTCGCCGCCGGCGGCACCAGCTTCGACAGCCTCTACGTCAATGTGAACGGGGAGTCGGGGTACTTCGACCGCTCCCTCGACGCGTACGGGCGCGAGGGCGAGCCCTGCCGCCGGTGCGGCACGCCGATGCGCCGGCGGCCGTGGATGAACCGGTCCAGCTACTTCTGCCCGCGCTGTCAGCGCCCGCCGCGCACCGCGTCGTAACGCTCGCGGGCTTCGAGGACCGTCGGCATCCGGTCCTCCATCAGGTGGATCAGCCCGAGCAGGCGCTCGGCGACCTCGTACCCCAGCGGGGTCAGGGTGTAGTCGACGCGCGGCGGGTTGGTCGGCTGGGCCTCGCGGTGGACGAGCCCGTCGCGCTCCAGCGCGTGCAGCGTCTGGGAGAGCATCTTCTCGCTCACCCCGTCGACCCGCCGCCGCAGCTCGTTGAAGCGGAAGCTCCCCTCGTGGAGCGCGCCCAGCGTGAGGCTGCCCCAGCGGCCGGTGACGTGCTCAAGGGTGCCGCGCGAGGGGCACGCCTTGGAGAAGACGTCGAACGGCAGGTCCGCGGGGTCGGCGGTGGCGGTCTCTTCCATGTCTCCCACCATACGACGAGACAGCGCTAACCAGAAGTTAGCGCTGTCTCATAGAGGGTTCTGGGGAGCGGCTCAGAAGCCGAAGTCCTGCGTCCACCACGGGCCGCCGTCACCGAAGTGCACGCCGACGCCGAGCGTCTTGTAGTCGCAGTTCAGGATGTTCGCGCGGTGGCCGGGGCTGTTCATCCAGGCCTCCATGACCGCCTTGGCGTCCGCCTGGCCGCGGGCGATGTTCTCGCCGCCCAGATTGCCGATGCCCGCCTTCGCGGCCCGGTCCCAGGGGCTCTTGCCGTCCGGGTCGGTGTGGTCGAAGAAGCCGCGCGCCGCCATGTCGTCGCTGAACGCGGTGGCCAGCGCCGCCAGCGAGGCATCGGCCCGCACCGGGCTGCACCCGGCCTGCGCGCGCTGCTGGTTGACCAGGGAGACGATGGTGGCGGCGGCCGCCTGCTCGGCGCTGGGCGCCTTGACCTGCCGCTGCTCCGGGACGACGACCTTCGCCTTGGTGGGCCGCGCGGACGGCGTGGCCGCCTTGGGCTCGGCCGCCGGGGCGGTCGTCTTCTCCCGCGTCGGGGTCGGCGCGGCCGACGACGGCTTCTGGGAGGGCGTCGCGGAGGGAGAGGTGAGGGGCGCGTGGCTGCTCGGCGAGGTGATCGGCGCCGAGGGGGCCGCGCTGGTCGGCTTCACGGACTCGCCGCCCTGCTGACGCAGATCGGAGGTGCCGCCCGCCTGGACGTGCTCGCCCGTGGGCCCGCCGTTGAGCTCGAAGGAGGAGCCGCCCGGCAGCAGGCCGGAGGCTATGGCCACGGCGCCCACCGCCACGGCGGCGGACGCGCCGAGCAGCCCGGTGCGCACGGGCACCACGGGCTTCTTCTTGGTGGGCGCGGCGGAGCGACGATGGCGTCCCATCTGCGGGCCTCCCTCATTGCTTCAGTGCTGTGGTCCCTG encodes the following:
- the recG gene encoding ATP-dependent DNA helicase RecG; its protein translation is MDRVPALDEPLKKLLGGPTAKVMAEQLDLHTVGDLLHHYPRRYEERGQLTKLAELPLDEDVTVVAQVADARVHTFNGGRGQRLEITITDGSGRLQLVFFGRGIHKPHKELLPGSRAMFAGKVSMFNRRLQLAHPTYAKLSADGDDSAEVVDSWAGALIPIYPACKGLESWKIAKAVDAVLPSAQEAVDPLPPSLREGRGFVPLPEALLKVHRPHTKDDVEQARQRLKWDEAFVLQVALARRRHADAQLPAVARRPTPDGLLDAFDAKLPFTLTDGQRTVSKEIFDDLATEHPMHRLLQGEVGSGKTMVALRAMLAVVDSGGQAAMLAPTEVLAQQHHRSITEMMGELAEGGMLGGSDLGTKVVLLTGSMGAPARRQALLDLVTGEAGIVIGTHALIEDKVQFHDLGLVVVDEQHRFGVEQRDALRGKGKQPPHLLVMTATPIPRTVAMTVFGDLETSVLDQLPAGRSPIASHVVPAQDKPHFLARAWERVREEVAKGHQAYVVCPRIGDSADEADGKKAGKKKSAEDEAEKRPPLAVLDMAEQLRKGPLQGLRVEVLHGRMQPDDKDDVMRRFAAGEVDALIATTVIEVGVNVPNATAMVIMDADRFGVSQLHQLRGRVGRGSAPGLCLLVTEMPEASAARARLNAVAATLDGFELSRIDLEQRREGDVLGQAQSGVRSSLRMLAVIEDEEVIAAAREEAVAVVAEDPDLERLPALRTALDALLDKDREQYLDKG
- the rsmD gene encoding 16S rRNA (guanine(966)-N(2))-methyltransferase RsmD, whose translation is MTRVIAGRAGGRRLAVPPGNGTRPTSDRAREGLFSTWEALLGTLEGIRVADLYAGSGAVGLEALSRGASHALLVEADARAVKTVRDNVRVLGLPGAEVRNGKAEQIVAGPAPETPFDVVFLDPPYAVTDDDLREILLTLRTEGWLADECLVTVERSTRGGEFGWPQGFEALRARRYGEGTLWYGRAASTCEDAP
- the coaD gene encoding pantetheine-phosphate adenylyltransferase, producing the protein MRRAVCPGSFDPITNGHLDIIARASKLYDVVHVAVMINQSKKGLFTIEERIGMIREVTADFGNVEVESFHGLLVDFCKQRDIPAIVKGLRAVSDFDYELQMAQMNNGLSGVETLFVPTNPTYSFLSSSLVKEVAAWGGDVSHLLPATVHEALVARIAEQR
- a CDS encoding cell division initiation protein, which gives rise to MDVQKKLDEIVDVVAGARSMPMSASCVVNRAELLALLEEVRQALPGSLAQAQELIGGREQLVEQARQEAERIIESAHAQRGTLISDTAVARQSQDEADRILADAKREADEIRAEADDYVDSKLANFEVVLTKTIGSVDRGREKLLGRGPGLDEQGQADADAPEYSPDPQTLIRRADEYIDTKLGAFEAVLAKTLEAVGRGRETLHGRIASDELGAHMAAQDAAGALGGGHTSDADYLAGLAELADPQPQAAAPQQAQVPAQVYDPYGYGQAQAQPQQDPYAYQQPQQQYAQYGYDQQQPQQDPYGYDQQAYGHHGQQAVPQQPAHPPQPALDETSLFDTSMIDLEQLRQYEQGR
- a CDS encoding DUF177 domain-containing protein translates to MSTHLDHRNPLVFDTHELGRRPGALQRISRTVEAPADLGIDGVVGVPQGAPVEIELRLESVMEGVLVTGTARASAEGECVRCLEPLELALDADFQELFSYPDADDRGRSKKAEPADDAEDEDDTIPLEDGLFDLEPVLRDAVVLALPMQPVCRETCLGLCSTCGFRLEDDPDHHHDAVDIRWAALQGLAGTIQDGEKDNMSGTASDVQRAAEKQEK
- the rpmF gene encoding 50S ribosomal protein L32, which gives rise to MAVPKRKMSRSNTRHRRSQWKAAVPTLVTCERCQEPKQQHIACPSCGTYNKRQVLEV
- the rnc gene encoding ribonuclease III, which translates into the protein MSDLSNAGAKKAGSSDNNSASSHTLLEGRLGYHLESALLVRALTHRSYAYENGGLPTNERLEFLGDSVLGLVVTDTLYRTHPDLPEGQLAKLRAAVVNSRALAQVGRGLDLGSFIRLGRGEEGTGGRDKASILADTLEAVIGAVYLDQGLEAASELVHRLFDPLIEKSSNLGAGLDWKTSLQELTAAEGLGVPEYLVSETGPDHEKTFTAAARVGGVSYGTGTGRSKKEAEQQAAESAWRAISASADERLAKAKAEAEAAVTEPEGGTPTPAADPAA
- the mutM gene encoding bifunctional DNA-formamidopyrimidine glycosylase/DNA-(apurinic or apyrimidinic site) lyase, translating into MPELPEVEVVRRGLERWVAGRVVDHVDVLHPRAVRRHPAGAADFAARLKGHRIGVARRRGKYLWLPLADTGQSVLGHLGMSGQLLVQPESAPDEKHLRIRLRFQDAAGTELRFVDQRTFGGLSLHDNTPDGLPDVIAHIARDPLDELFDDAAFFTALRLRRTTVKRALLDQSLISGVGNIYADEALWRAKLHYERPTSTLTRPKSAELLGHVRDVMNAALAAGGTSFDSLYVNVNGESGYFDRSLDAYGREGEPCRRCGTPMRRRPWMNRSSYFCPRCQRPPRTAS
- a CDS encoding helix-turn-helix domain-containing protein yields the protein MEETATADPADLPFDVFSKACPSRGTLEHVTGRWGSLTLGALHEGSFRFNELRRRVDGVSEKMLSQTLHALERDGLVHREAQPTNPPRVDYTLTPLGYEVAERLLGLIHLMEDRMPTVLEARERYDAVRGGR
- a CDS encoding CAP domain-containing protein; this translates as MGRHRRSAAPTKKKPVVPVRTGLLGASAAVAVGAVAIASGLLPGGSSFELNGGPTGEHVQAGGTSDLRQQGGESVKPTSAAPSAPITSPSSHAPLTSPSATPSQKPSSAAPTPTREKTTAPAAEPKAATPSARPTKAKVVVPEQRQVKAPSAEQAAAATIVSLVNQQRAQAGCSPVRADASLAALATAFSDDMAARGFFDHTDPDGKSPWDRAAKAGIGNLGGENIARGQADAKAVMEAWMNSPGHRANILNCDYKTLGVGVHFGDGGPWWTQDFGF